The proteins below are encoded in one region of Aequorivita iocasae:
- a CDS encoding TrkH family potassium uptake protein — MSLWKKTSLTNIVVWFLDLGLLAFLIFDFGFENFRDFRQYKLIVLPSLLLALIAFNFYKYHTYKRDKEVSRSSRISLLILLLLIVLEVIMILANYETSLVETFFNARYVIEYGLLFYFFIRLTFLLRIIYSLYFNPAILFVGSFAIIALAGTFLLLLPSATTHGITFTDALFTATSATAVTGLIVVDTAKDFTPFGQTIIMILFQIGGLGMLTFTSFFAYFFKSGASFKESLYMKDILGHEKLNSVMRTVMQIVAFSLILEAIGAFFIYHSLAHIDSFKSRGFFAVFHAISAYCNAGFSLASDGLYDTGLRFNYYMQWVVMALIVFGGLGYHIAYNIIQYFRKFISNLFSKNDQVFISRVINLNTKIVLYTTIILIVGGAAFFLFSEQQTNLLSHKTIFGKFTTAMFSSVTSRTAGFNTVDMSNFTIPGILFMIFLMWVGASPASTGGGIKTTTFALATLNIFAIARDKKYIEIGTRRIATEAVHRAFAIISISLASIGTGILLVLIFDPEFSLIQIAFEVFSAFSTVGLSLGITSQLSEYSKYVIIFLMFFGRIGLLNLMIGLLKSVGKTEYTYPEENILIN; from the coding sequence ATGAGCCTTTGGAAGAAAACGAGCCTGACGAATATCGTCGTTTGGTTTTTAGACCTTGGTTTGTTGGCATTTTTAATTTTTGACTTCGGGTTTGAAAATTTCAGAGATTTTCGGCAATATAAACTCATCGTTCTTCCATCATTATTGCTGGCTTTAATAGCCTTTAATTTTTATAAATATCATACATATAAAAGAGACAAAGAGGTTTCGCGAAGCAGCAGGATAAGTCTGTTGATTTTGCTTTTGTTGATTGTGCTGGAAGTGATAATGATCCTCGCCAACTATGAGACATCGCTGGTTGAAACATTCTTCAACGCGCGCTATGTTATTGAATACGGCCTCCTCTTCTATTTTTTTATTCGTCTTACTTTTTTACTCAGAATAATCTACAGCCTCTATTTTAATCCGGCAATTCTCTTTGTGGGCAGTTTCGCAATAATTGCCCTTGCGGGAACATTTTTATTGTTGCTCCCAAGTGCGACCACACACGGAATCACTTTTACCGATGCGCTATTTACAGCAACAAGTGCCACAGCCGTTACAGGCTTGATTGTGGTTGACACCGCAAAAGATTTCACTCCTTTTGGACAAACAATTATTATGATTTTGTTCCAAATTGGCGGTTTGGGGATGCTCACTTTTACTTCTTTCTTCGCCTATTTCTTTAAAAGTGGCGCTTCTTTCAAAGAAAGCCTTTATATGAAAGATATTTTGGGCCACGAAAAGCTGAACAGCGTTATGCGAACGGTAATGCAGATTGTCGCTTTCTCACTAATTTTGGAAGCAATTGGTGCCTTTTTCATCTATCATTCGCTAGCACATATAGACTCTTTTAAAAGCAGAGGGTTTTTTGCGGTCTTTCATGCCATTTCGGCTTATTGCAATGCAGGTTTTTCTTTAGCTTCAGATGGCCTTTATGACACAGGTTTGCGCTTCAATTATTATATGCAGTGGGTTGTTATGGCGCTTATTGTTTTTGGTGGTTTGGGGTACCATATTGCATATAACATCATTCAATATTTCAGAAAATTCATTTCAAATTTGTTCAGTAAAAATGATCAGGTTTTTATTTCGCGGGTCATTAATCTGAATACCAAAATTGTACTTTACACTACCATTATTTTAATAGTTGGGGGGGCGGCTTTTTTCCTTTTTTCGGAACAGCAGACCAATCTTTTATCCCACAAAACTATCTTTGGAAAATTCACAACTGCGATGTTTTCCTCCGTTACCTCGCGAACGGCTGGTTTTAACACCGTTGATATGTCCAATTTTACCATTCCCGGCATCTTGTTTATGATTTTTTTAATGTGGGTCGGGGCCTCGCCCGCATCCACCGGAGGCGGAATAAAAACTACTACTTTTGCCCTCGCAACGCTTAATATTTTTGCCATTGCACGGGATAAAAAATATATTGAAATAGGCACCCGAAGAATAGCAACAGAGGCTGTGCACCGTGCGTTCGCAATTATATCAATTTCATTGGCTAGTATTGGGACGGGAATTTTGTTAGTGCTTATTTTTGACCCTGAATTTTCGTTGATACAGATTGCTTTCGAAGTATTTTCGGCATTTTCCACCGTGGGACTTTCGTTGGGAATTACTTCACAACTCTCTGAATACAGTAAATATGTAATCATATTTTTGATGTTTTTCGGAAGAATTGGATTGCTGAACTTAATGATTGGTCTTTTGAAAAGCGTTGGGAAAACAGAATACACCTATCCTGAAGAAAATATTTTGATTAACTAA
- the hemC gene encoding hydroxymethylbilane synthase, which produces MKKTIRIGTRDSELALWQANTVKSKLENLGYTTQLVPVKSEGDLVLDKPLYEMGITGIFTKTLDVAMITGTVDIAVHSMKDVPTQLPNGIVQTAVLERASSEDILVTKSKVYFESPCTIATGSLRRQAQWLHRYPNHKVVDLRGNVNTRLQKLKDNDWQGAIFAKAGLQRINLLPADFIDLNWMLPAPAQGAMVVVALEEDEFCKEATSKLNDYNSEICTYMEREFLRTLEGGCTAPIGAFAEIIDDEIYFKGCLFSIDGKTKIDIEKKVLTSQYKGFGKECAKFILQNGGSELMISIKNEMK; this is translated from the coding sequence TTGAAAAAAACAATCCGAATTGGCACCCGCGACAGTGAACTTGCACTTTGGCAAGCCAACACTGTAAAATCCAAACTTGAAAATTTAGGATATACCACTCAATTGGTCCCCGTTAAATCTGAAGGCGATTTGGTTTTGGACAAACCGCTTTACGAAATGGGCATTACCGGAATTTTCACAAAAACGTTGGATGTTGCAATGATAACCGGAACCGTGGATATTGCTGTGCACAGTATGAAAGACGTGCCCACGCAGTTACCTAATGGCATTGTGCAGACCGCGGTTTTGGAACGCGCTTCTTCCGAAGATATTTTGGTGACAAAAAGCAAAGTATATTTTGAAAGCCCGTGCACCATTGCTACTGGAAGCCTCCGTAGGCAAGCACAATGGCTCCATAGATATCCAAATCATAAGGTTGTTGATTTACGCGGAAACGTAAACACACGTCTTCAAAAACTGAAAGATAATGACTGGCAAGGCGCAATTTTCGCAAAAGCCGGTTTGCAGAGAATTAACCTTTTGCCAGCAGATTTTATAGATTTAAACTGGATGCTTCCCGCTCCCGCCCAAGGCGCTATGGTTGTTGTGGCCTTGGAAGAAGATGAATTTTGTAAAGAAGCCACTTCAAAGTTAAATGATTACAATTCCGAAATTTGCACTTATATGGAACGTGAATTTTTACGCACTCTGGAAGGTGGCTGTACCGCGCCAATTGGTGCTTTTGCAGAAATAATTGACGATGAGATTTATTTTAAGGGATGTCTTTTTTCAATTGATGGCAAAACCAAAATCGACATTGAAAAGAAAGTTTTAACGTCACAATACAAAGGCTTTGGAAAAGAATGTGCTAAATTTATTCTTCAAAATGGCGGATCTGAGCTGATGATTTCCATAAAAAATGAAATGAAATGA
- the hemA gene encoding glutamyl-tRNA reductase has protein sequence MENLKTYSGESLEGNFYAIGLNYKKADAEIRGHFSISDTAKENILLQAKAERIPSLAVISTCNRTELYGFAQHPYQLIKLLCEHTNGTVEEFEKVAYIYKNHDAVSHLFNVGTGLDSQILGDFEIISQLRNAFRESKKHDIINPFMERLVNAVIQASKRIKNETGISSGATSVSFAAVQYIMARVPYISEKNILLFGTGKIGRNTCENLIKHTKNEHITLINRTKEKAEKVAGKFNLIVKDYADIQSEIAQTDVLIVATGAQQPTISKELLYLKRPLLILDLSIPKNVSDDVLKNEMVTLVHMDHLSAVTDQTLEQRAAQLPLAKKIITEIEKEFNKWADNRKFAPTIKALKNKLAEIKAGEIDYQRKKIAGFNEEQAEIISDRLIQKITTHFANHLKGEEGSAESIELIRRVFQLETA, from the coding sequence ATGGAAAACTTAAAGACATATTCCGGCGAGTCGCTCGAAGGCAATTTTTACGCTATCGGCCTCAACTACAAAAAGGCAGATGCAGAAATTCGCGGCCACTTCAGCATCAGCGATACCGCAAAAGAAAATATATTGCTTCAAGCCAAAGCCGAGCGTATTCCTTCCCTAGCAGTCATCTCTACTTGCAACCGCACTGAACTTTATGGTTTTGCACAGCATCCGTACCAACTTATAAAATTGTTGTGCGAGCATACCAACGGTACTGTGGAGGAATTTGAAAAGGTTGCCTATATCTATAAAAACCACGATGCAGTTTCTCATCTTTTTAACGTGGGAACGGGGTTAGATAGCCAGATTTTAGGTGATTTTGAAATTATTAGCCAGTTGCGAAACGCTTTCCGGGAATCTAAAAAGCACGACATTATCAACCCCTTTATGGAGCGGCTTGTAAATGCGGTTATTCAGGCCAGTAAGCGCATCAAGAATGAAACCGGAATTTCTTCCGGAGCTACATCAGTAAGTTTTGCAGCAGTACAATACATTATGGCGCGCGTGCCCTATATTTCCGAAAAGAACATTCTTCTTTTTGGAACTGGAAAAATAGGTAGAAACACCTGCGAAAACCTTATAAAGCATACCAAGAACGAACATATCACCCTTATAAACCGTACCAAGGAAAAAGCTGAAAAAGTTGCGGGTAAATTCAATTTGATCGTTAAGGATTATGCCGATATTCAAAGTGAAATAGCCCAGACCGATGTGCTAATCGTGGCAACAGGCGCGCAGCAACCGACCATTTCAAAAGAGTTGCTGTACCTTAAGAGACCTTTATTAATTTTAGATCTTTCCATTCCGAAAAATGTTTCAGATGATGTTTTGAAAAATGAAATGGTAACTTTGGTACATATGGATCATCTGTCTGCTGTAACTGACCAAACCTTGGAACAACGTGCGGCACAACTTCCTCTTGCTAAAAAGATTATTACTGAAATAGAAAAAGAATTCAATAAATGGGCAGATAATCGCAAATTTGCGCCAACCATAAAAGCTCTCAAAAATAAACTTGCCGAAATTAAAGCCGGCGAAATAGATTATCAACGCAAAAAAATTGCAGGTTTCAATGAAGAGCAAGCTGAAATAATTAGCGACCGACTCATTCAAAAAATAACTACACATTTCGCCAACCACCTTAAAGGCGAAGAAGGCTCTGCCGAAAGTATAGAACTCATAAGAAGAGTTTTTCAACTTGAAACTGCCTAA
- a CDS encoding helix-turn-helix transcriptional regulator, translating into MELQKNVAQSFYEETTISPGFFILKFNNETDENQTFKREVSSTFIQFHFCIKGAAAFLFNEGNYILTIKEENSLLLYNPQRDLPITLILEKHSWVLSVLLPIHKFHSLFSTEANYITFLSEENKDRKYYKEGHISPSMAVVLNQLMNYNLHPTIKPLYFKAKAYELLSLYFNRPADADVEQCPFLADEDNVSKIKKAKQIMIARMAEPPTLQELADEINLPINRLKEGFKQVYGDSVFSFLFEYKMEVARQLLATGSHNVNEVGLKVGYSTSSHFIAAFKKRFGTTPKKFLMGLNA; encoded by the coding sequence ATGGAACTCCAAAAAAATGTCGCTCAAAGTTTTTACGAAGAAACAACCATTTCCCCAGGTTTTTTTATATTGAAATTCAATAACGAAACCGATGAAAACCAAACCTTTAAACGTGAGGTAAGCTCAACATTCATACAGTTTCATTTTTGTATAAAAGGAGCTGCCGCATTTCTTTTTAATGAGGGCAACTACATCCTTACCATAAAGGAGGAAAATTCTTTGCTCCTTTATAATCCACAGCGTGATTTGCCTATAACGCTTATTCTGGAAAAGCATTCCTGGGTGCTCTCGGTATTGCTTCCTATCCATAAATTTCACAGTCTTTTTTCTACGGAAGCGAATTACATTACCTTTTTGAGCGAAGAAAACAAAGACCGGAAATATTATAAAGAGGGGCATATTTCACCATCCATGGCGGTAGTGCTGAACCAATTGATGAACTACAACCTCCACCCTACCATAAAACCGCTGTATTTTAAGGCGAAAGCCTATGAGTTACTTAGTCTGTACTTCAACCGTCCCGCCGATGCCGATGTGGAACAATGTCCTTTTTTGGCTGATGAAGACAACGTTTCAAAAATAAAAAAAGCAAAACAGATTATGATTGCAAGAATGGCTGAACCACCTACTTTGCAAGAGCTCGCCGACGAAATAAACCTCCCTATAAATCGCTTAAAAGAAGGTTTCAAGCAAGTTTATGGCGACTCTGTGTTCAGTTTTTTGTTTGAGTATAAAATGGAAGTCGCACGGCAACTACTGGCTACGGGCTCCCACAATGTTAATGAGGTAGGTTTAAAAGTGGGCTACAGCACTTCGAGCCACTTTATCGCGGCTTTTAAGAAAAGATTTGGCACTACCCCCAAAAAGTTTTTGATGGGGCTGAACGCATAA